From a single Miscanthus floridulus cultivar M001 chromosome 8, ASM1932011v1, whole genome shotgun sequence genomic region:
- the LOC136475867 gene encoding uncharacterized protein: protein MGSLLTRAGAWLQAKIVDPVLQVIRRGTEPKQLAFSAALGVTIGIFPICGTTVILGAVAVAMLGSRCNAVTVMVLNLAATPIELSLIVPFLRLGETITGSGHFPLTANALKNVLTGHASKDVLLSIVRAMLGWLVAAPFVLAVLYVVSFPCFKVLVNRFGGIPSSPRTPIKAV from the exons ATGGGCTCTCTTCTCACCAGGGCTGGCGCATGGCTCCAGGCCAAGATTGTTGATCCCGTGCTGCAGGTCATCAGAAG GGGAACAGAACCCAAGCAATTGGCCTTCTCTGCTGCCCTTGGTGTCACGATTGGGATCTTTCCAATATGTG GGACCACTGTTATTCTTGGTGCTGTTGCTGTAGCAATGTTGGGAAGTCGTTGCAATGCTGTTACTGTTATGGTTCTAAATTTGGCTGCCACTCCCATTGAGCTAAG CTTGATCGTCCCTTTTTTGCGTTTGGGGGAAACCATCACTGGCAGTGGGCACTTCCCCTTGACGGCCAATGCATTGAAGAATGTCCTCACTGGTCATGCCTCAAAGGATGTGCTACTGAGCATCGTCCGTGCG ATGCTGGGTTGGCTCGTTGCTGCACCATTTGTACTGGCCGTGCTGTATGTTGTTTCGTTCCCTTGTTTCAAGGTCTTGGTCAACAGGTTTGGCGGCATTCCTTCGAGCCCCAGGACCCCAATCAAGGCGGTGTAA